One genomic region from Bactrocera tryoni isolate S06 chromosome 3, CSIRO_BtryS06_freeze2, whole genome shotgun sequence encodes:
- the LOC120772282 gene encoding uncharacterized protein LOC120772282 — translation MATKLKSPNTTTHLTAQTTARYKGTRSSTTFGAYTARSINSTSSSISSCSSRRSCDNNNGSKTSKSCTNTNNSNAFGDRRFNTHAAVNGRTSLFRSFITSGPRVRQAKPQSNDFAYDLSKDESKFMGIFKGPMKTVPDNERELLKSGQRGAYLALRYEHSPDRKYNYPEATSWRIGWFHNQLTRQGVAI, via the coding sequence ATGGCGACAAAATTGAAAAGTCCAAACACAACAACCCACCTGACGGCACAAACCACAGCAAGGTACAAAGGCACACGTTCCTCAACCACTTTCGGCGCATACACCGCACGGTCCATCAACTCAACATCGAGCAGCATCAGCTCGTGCAGCAGTCGACGCAGTtgcgacaacaacaatggcagtaAGACCAGCAAAAGTTGCACCAACACGAACAACAGCAATGCCTTTGGCGACAGGCGTTTCAACACACACGCCGCGGTCAACGGACGCACCTCACTCTTCCGTTCGTTCATTACATCGGGACCGCGTGTACGCCAAGCAAAACCGCAATCCAATGACTTCGCCTACGATCTCTCCAAAGATGAATCGAAATTCATGGGCATATTTAAGGGACCCATGAAGACAGTGCCGGACAACGAGCGTGAGCTGCTGAAGAGTGGTCAACGCGGTGCCTACCTAGCGTTGCGCTATGAGCATTCGCCAGATCGCAAATACAACTATCCGGAGGCGACTAGCTGGCGCATTGGCTGGTTTCATAACCAATTGACACGGCAAGGTGTTGCTATTTAA
- the LOC120771925 gene encoding facilitated trehalose transporter Tret1-like, with translation MAKVYRQYFAGLASAGGALACGATIGWSSPVQDEFTSENDYGITFSTKEYAWTGSLMTLGAAFVCFPVGVLITTIGPKWTMMLMVILFEIGWALLIFAQNQMMIYAARFLTGMAGGSFCVCAPMYCTAISQKEVRGIIGSFFQLLITNGVLFAFVFGGFTKAFTFSIICSIPPLVFAVIFIFCPDSPIFLIKKDRMEAAQKSMEWLRGKDYDFSAEFNEMKADNAKLKENSENLGKALCRKVTLKALGLSISLMILQQFSGINAVIFYSSSIFKSTAGGLEPRYSTMIIGVMLVAATVVSLFIIDRYGRIPLLLLSSVFQVISIAGLSIYFFMKEKDEKSVEDLGWLPLLSICIYILMFSVGFGPVPWVFMAEVFTEDVKGIAGSISATTNWLCAFIVTQVFPILNESIGGGACFAIFAIISAVGGVYIYFCVLETKGKTFAEIQAELEGKKD, from the coding sequence ATGGCCAAAGTTTATCGCCAATACTTTGCCGGCTTGGCATCGGCTGGTGGTGCACTTGCATGTGGTGCGACAATAGGTTGGTCCTCGCCGGTGCAAGACGAATTTACCAGTGAGAATGATTACGGCATAACCTTTTCCACCAAGGAATACGCCTGGACTGGCTCCCTAATGACTTTGGGTGCAGCTTTTGTCTGCTTCCCCGTTGGTGTGCTCATAACGACCATCGGACCGAAATGGACTATGATGCTTATGGTTATACTGTTCGAGATCGGCTGGGCGCTGTTGATATTTGCGCAAAATCAAATGATGATATACGCAGCACGCTTTTTGACCGGCATGGCGGGCGGTTCCTTCTGCGTTTGTGCACCCATGTATTGTACGGCGATTTCACAGAAGGAGGTACGCGGCATTATCGGCAGCTTCTTCCAGCTGCTCATCACCAATGGTGTTTTGTTTGCATTCGTCTTTGGTGGCTTCACAAAAGCCTTCACGTTTAGTATCATTTGTAGCATACCGCCACTCGTTTTCGCtgtcatatttatattttgtccAGATTCACCGATTTTCTTAATAAAGAAAGATCGTATGGAAGCAGCACAGAAATCAATGGAATGGTTGCGTGGCAAAGACTACGACTTCAGCGCCGAGTTTAACGAAATGAAGGCCGACAATGCTAAACTCAAAGAGAATTCCGAGAATTTGGGTAAGGCATTATGCCGCAAAGTCACGCTCAAAGCTTTAGGCCTATCCATATCACTGATGATACTACAACAGTTTTCCGGTATCAATGCGGTAATCTTCTATTCTTCAAGCATTTTCAAGTCTACGGCCGGCGGTTTGGAGCCACGTTATAGCACAATGATTATAGGCGTGATGTTGGTGGCAGCCACAGTTGTTTCGCTGTTCATTATCGACAGATATGGTCGCATACCGCTCTTATTACTATCATCCGTTTTTCAAGTGATCTCCATCGCCGGCTTATCGATATACTTCTTTATGAAAGAGAAGGATGAAAAGTCTGTGGAAGACTTGGGTTGGTTGCCACTGCTCAGCATTTGCATATATATCTTAATGTTTTCCGTCGGCTTCGGTCCGGTACCATGGGTGTTCATGGCTGAGGTCTTTACCGAGGATGTCAAGGGTATTGCCGGTTCGATATCGGCCACCACTAATTGGCTGTGCGCTTTTATTGTCACTCAAGTGTTCCCAATTCTAAATGAGTCTATTGGTGGCGGTGCGTGCTTTGCGATTTTCGCTATTATTTCGGCTGTGGGCGGTGTTTATATTTACTTCTGCGTACTGGAGACGAAGGGAAAAActtttgccgaaattcaagccGAATTGGAAGGAAAGAAGGATTAA
- the LOC120772133 gene encoding protein PET100 homolog, mitochondrial codes for MGSWQLEVFKMTLYMAFPVAMFHIFNQPAYFEEWVTKTRRELYPPESLGHREEIQKAIRDVREKRDKEMMKALEDIEKRGK; via the coding sequence ATGGGTAGCTGGCAATTAGAAGTTTTTAAAATGACTTTGTATATGGCCTTTCCTGTGGCCATGTTTCACATCTTCAATCAACCGGCTTACTTTGAGGAATGGGTGACCAAGACAAGGCGTGAGCTATATCCACCAGAAAGCTTAGGTCACCGGGAAGAGATTCAAAAGGCCATAAGAGATGTGCGTGAGAAAAGAGATAAAGAAATGATGAAAGCATTAGAGGATATAGAAAAGCGTGGAAAATAA
- the LOC120772132 gene encoding uncharacterized protein LOC120772132 isoform X1, protein MTGHRALEDSDMALIERVKMTPSLYDPRNLDFRLAYRKEQEWEVVGAMIGMTATEARRRWTCLRDRYSRELKQLRLHPEKNEYGNSPFFRQMDFLRKFVRKRRNRRRNGYVEYEYQSTEEQKVNKDGQNMHKNDEEEDYSLENYDEQSENYDGKIDENTMESDYPEFVDVDAGEDVYEECVETPITETNAKQHSLNHTSIEVNSKQMIAPTISTAAQPQNTNRAIHTLSKNQLQQQVVIKTTPAAALQATQYKQTRNLYANSQARPQQPNFQNQLDTNVYSNMTVPETEDDLFGKSIAVYLKQLSRRHKIKAQVEMFQILEKYIELEESEKVRISVKATNINNG, encoded by the exons ATGACTGGCCATCGAGCATTGGAAGACTCGGACATGGCATTAATTGAACGCGTGAAAATGACACCATCACTGTACGATCCAAGAAACCTAGATTTCCGTCTCGCCTATCGTAAAGAGCAAGAGTGGGAGGTTGTTGGTGCCATGATAGGGATGACAGCAACAGAGGCAAGACGACGTTGGACTTGCCTGCGCGATCGGTATTCACGTGAGCTAAAACAACTCCGTTTGCATCCGGAGAAGAATGAGTATGGTAATAGTCCTTTTTTCCGCCAAATGGATTTCCTACGCAAATTTGTGCGAAAGCGAAG AAATCGTCGACGCAATGGATATGTTGAATATGAATATCAAAGTACTGAAGAACAAAAGGTAAACAAAGATGGgcaaaatatgcataaaaacgACGAAGAAGAGGACTACAGTTTAGAAAACTATGATGAACAATCCGAAAATTACGATGgcaaaattgatgaaaacaccATGGAATCGGATTATCCTGAATTTGTTGATG TGGACGCAGGTGAAGATGTTTATGAGGAGTGTGTAGAAACGCCTATTACTGAAACAAACGCAAAACAACATTCACTTAATCACACCAGTATCGAAGTTAACTCAAAACAAATGATTGCACCGACTATATCAACAGCTGCGCAGCCTCAAAATACAAACCGTGCAATACACACGCTTTCCAAAAATCAATTACAACAGCAAGTGGTGATAAAGACAACCCCAGCTGCTGCATtgcaagcaactcaatataaaCAAACGCGTAATTTATATGCTAACTCACAAGCAAGACCtcaacaaccaaattttcaaaaccagTTAGACACCAATGTGTATTCAAATATGACAGTTCCGGAAACGGAAGATGATCTTTTCGGTAAATCAATAGCCGTGTACTTAAAGCAATTGTCCCGTCGTCACAAAATTAAAGCACAAGTCGAAATGTTTCAAATACTGGAAAAGTACATTGAACTAGAAGAGAGTGAAAAAGTACGAATATCAGTAAAAGCAACGAATATTAACAATGGCTAG
- the LOC120772132 gene encoding uncharacterized protein LOC120772132 isoform X2: protein MTGHRALEDSDMALIERVKMTPSLYDPRNLDFRLAYRKEQEWEVVGAMIGMTATEARRRWTCLRDRYSRELKQLRLHPEKNEYGNSPFFRQMDFLRKFVRKRRNRRRNGYVEYEYQSTEEQKVNKDGQNMHKNDEEEDYSLENYDEQSENYDGKIDENTMESDYPEFVDGEDVYEECVETPITETNAKQHSLNHTSIEVNSKQMIAPTISTAAQPQNTNRAIHTLSKNQLQQQVVIKTTPAAALQATQYKQTRNLYANSQARPQQPNFQNQLDTNVYSNMTVPETEDDLFGKSIAVYLKQLSRRHKIKAQVEMFQILEKYIELEESEKVRISVKATNINNG from the exons ATGACTGGCCATCGAGCATTGGAAGACTCGGACATGGCATTAATTGAACGCGTGAAAATGACACCATCACTGTACGATCCAAGAAACCTAGATTTCCGTCTCGCCTATCGTAAAGAGCAAGAGTGGGAGGTTGTTGGTGCCATGATAGGGATGACAGCAACAGAGGCAAGACGACGTTGGACTTGCCTGCGCGATCGGTATTCACGTGAGCTAAAACAACTCCGTTTGCATCCGGAGAAGAATGAGTATGGTAATAGTCCTTTTTTCCGCCAAATGGATTTCCTACGCAAATTTGTGCGAAAGCGAAG AAATCGTCGACGCAATGGATATGTTGAATATGAATATCAAAGTACTGAAGAACAAAAGGTAAACAAAGATGGgcaaaatatgcataaaaacgACGAAGAAGAGGACTACAGTTTAGAAAACTATGATGAACAATCCGAAAATTACGATGgcaaaattgatgaaaacaccATGGAATCGGATTATCCTGAATTTGTTGATG GTGAAGATGTTTATGAGGAGTGTGTAGAAACGCCTATTACTGAAACAAACGCAAAACAACATTCACTTAATCACACCAGTATCGAAGTTAACTCAAAACAAATGATTGCACCGACTATATCAACAGCTGCGCAGCCTCAAAATACAAACCGTGCAATACACACGCTTTCCAAAAATCAATTACAACAGCAAGTGGTGATAAAGACAACCCCAGCTGCTGCATtgcaagcaactcaatataaaCAAACGCGTAATTTATATGCTAACTCACAAGCAAGACCtcaacaaccaaattttcaaaaccagTTAGACACCAATGTGTATTCAAATATGACAGTTCCGGAAACGGAAGATGATCTTTTCGGTAAATCAATAGCCGTGTACTTAAAGCAATTGTCCCGTCGTCACAAAATTAAAGCACAAGTCGAAATGTTTCAAATACTGGAAAAGTACATTGAACTAGAAGAGAGTGAAAAAGTACGAATATCAGTAAAAGCAACGAATATTAACAATGGCTAG